The nucleotide sequence CGCGGTAGGGGGCGTACTTGTTATCGCGATGGTGGCCACGGGGGTCGAGGGTGACGGTCGAGGTGGCGATCACGGGAGGAAAATCGGACAGTGTACGAACGGTGTATGGGCCATGTCCCTTGGGCAGCTTTTCGGGGCGCGAGGCGGGCGGTAAAGTCTTGCCCATGGCTCATTTCCCCAAGCCTCATCCATATCAGCGTTCCCCACGATTCAAAGTCCCGACCCCCGTGCAGATGGTGTTCGTGCACGGCGCCGGCCACCAGACGCGCGGGCGCCTACAGGTGTTTTCCGACACCGGCGGATGCGCCGGCATCGAGTCGCAATTGGCGCCGGGCACCCTGGCCCATCTTCAGGTGCGCACCTCCGCCGGCACGGTCAGCGCCATCGCCGAGATGCTGCGCCCGGTGGACGCCGCCCGCCAGCCCTTTCGCTTCATTGCCATGGACGAGACGGATTTCAGCCGGCTTAAGACACTGGTGGCGCGCTAGAAAAGCACGAACGAGAAGTGAATCAGACACCCGCGACGCTTTGCTCCAGGCGGAGCAGAAAATCATTGGCGGAATCCGGCCGCCGCGCTCGGTCACCGGCAAAGGCGGCGGTGAAGAATCCGTCGAGCGCGACAGGCGCGCCGGGGAGCGTCTCGCGGAGCGGCCGGTAGTTGCCGGCAAGCACCGCGGCGTGCACCCCGGCGATAGTGGAAGCGCCAAAGGGATGCACTCCGGTCAGCATTTCGTAGGCGATGACGGCCAGCGCCCACAGGTCCCACGCCGGCTCCACCAGTTCGCCGCGCAACTGTTCGGGGCACATGTACTGGGCGGTGCCGAGCAGGACACCGTCTCCGGTGTCGGCGGTGGCCAGGGCGCTGTTGGCGGCCTGCGAAAGCAGCTTGGCGACGCCGAAATCCAGCACCTTGGGGACGTCGCCGCCCGGAGTGCGTGCGAGGAAGATGTTTTCCGGCTTCAAGTCTCGATGGACGAGGCCACGCTTGTGGGCGGCTTCCACGGCAGCGCAGACGCCGCGGAGGATCTCCAGCGCGCGCGCCGTCGGCAAGCGACCGCCGTGCAGCAACTGCTGGCGCAAGTTCTGGCCGACGAGTAATTCCATCACCAGGAACGCGCCCCGGCCGCTCTCGATGCCGAAATCGTGGATGGCTACCAGGTTGGGATGGGAGACGGAGGCCGACATGCGGGATTCCCGGCGAAAGCGCTCGGCGGCTTCGGGATTGGCGATCAGGTCCTCGCGCAGCATCTTGACGGCGACGTCGCGCTCGAGGGCGGTGTCGGCGGCGCGGTAGACGGTGCCCATGCCGCCGCGTCCCAGACGCTTTTCGAGGCGATACCGCCCAGCCAGCATGCGCGGGAAGGGCATGGGCGTGAGCTGGGCGCCGTCGCCGGCGCAGCGATAGGTTCCCGAGTCGTAACAGGTCCCGCACTCGGTGCACTCGCCGTAGGCAGCCCGCGCCGGCCCCGGCGTGGGACGCTCCAGCAGCATCGCGAGCGCCCCCGCGATGGCAAGGAGCAGCTCCAGGTCTTCCGCCGTGTACGGTTCTTCCGACCTCTTGGGGCCGAAGGCAAGCAAAGCCTCGGTGGCGTCGGCCGTCAGAGCCACCGGGACCAATAACTCGATGCGAGCTTCCCGCAGGAAGTCGGTCTCGTCGTGGGGCAGTTGTGCGCGCAGCCAGCCGGTGTCGGATGCGGAAGCGTGCATCGGCTTGCCCAGCAGGCGCATCAGGCCGATGAGCTTGCTGTTGGCGTCGACGCCGGTGACGGCAGCGCCCGATGGGGCCGCGGCCACGCAGCGGTAGCGCGGTTCTCCGGGCGCGCGCACCAGCAGGGCGGCGAATTCGGGATGCAGCGCCGACTCGATGCGGGCCACCGCGCGGGGCGCTTCCTCCTCCAGGCTGCCCGCTTTGCGGATCTCCTCCACCAGCTCGCGCAGCATCTGCTGCGCGTTGTAGCGCTCGCGAAAGAAACGGCGGTCGAGCGCCTGCATCCAGCTTTGGCGTTTCACGTGCCCGACGGCCGCGAGGACGCCCAGCATGGCATAGGGCCAGCCGCGCTGCGACATCAGCGCGCCCACGGTCTGGTCTTTGTGCAGGACGAGGTCGAGCACCAGCACGGCGGCGCACACTGGCAGCAGGTACAACAGCACGCCGCGCGCCACGGCATATTGCAGGCCCTGGCGGATCATCACGCGGATGTCGAAGAGCCGGTGTTTGAGGATGGCGTAGGCAAAACACACCGGGAATGCCAGGGTCAGAGTGGGGATCAGAATCTGTATGTCGGTGCGGGTCCAGAAAGCGGTCGCGAAGGTGGCGAGCGGGAAACCCGCGAAGAATGAGCCGACGCTGATGATAGCTCCCGCCATCAGGAGGCGGACGCGGCGGCGCTCGTTGACGTCGCTGCGGCGGTAGTTCCAGACGAGACAGCCGAGGCCCGCGACCACGTACCCGCCTGCAATCACTAGCCCGCCGACGAAGACGGTTCGCAGCCGCGCAGAGGGCATATCGATCTGCATGTGTTGTGGAGCAAACAGCACGCCGAACTTTGCGGCCGCTCCAAAAAGAAAAAAGATGGCGCCCGGAGCGCAGGCCAATGCCCAGTGGAGGGGACGGGAAAATACCTTGCGGGGGAACACGGCGAAGAACAGGAAGGCCAGGAACCACCACGCTCCGTTGGACAGCACGTCGGGGATAAAGAAACTCGCCTGCATGGGCAGGGGGAGTTGCCGCCACACGAGCGCGCCGCCGATCACGACCGGTTCGTACTCACAGGCGAATGAAGCCAGGAATAGGGCCCCAAGGCGGGCAGTCAAGTCCATCGGCCGGCTGAACACGACGAACAACGCCAGAATGAACTGGACAACACTGACCAGCAGCCAGATCAGCCGGGGGGCGCGTTGCGATGGGGTGAGAGTGGAATAGCGCCGTGGGATCACCAGAGTGGCGTGGGCCGTTGCGCCGTTTCGTGTGAATTCGGCGGGCACCGGGGCGGAGCAATCGAGATTCCAGTTTGCAACTAGAAATTCGGCAAAGTTCCGGACGCGGTAGCCTCCCAGGGTGAGCAGGCGGTCTCCCGACCTGATACCGGCGACCTCGGCCGGACTGCCCGGGAAGACCCTGCCGATGACGCCGTGTTCGTCGGCGCCCGGATCGGGGGTTATACCGGTCGTGCGCCAGCCGAAAAACTCGAAATAGCCGAAGTTCAGACAGAAGTAGCCGAGGAACACGACGGCGCAGGCGTAGATCCACCACGGGGCGCGCGGGCGGGAAGCCATGGGCCGTGGGCCTCCTGGGCCTGAAGGTTGGCAGATTATACGTCCGGCGGACTCCTTCCACCTCGTTGGAGCCCGAACGGGGTACTGTCGTTTCCAGTCGGGGCCGGGAGCGTTGGCAATCCCGCGAACTGCTGCATCCTGGGCGGAGAGAGAGCCTGAGGGCTGACGGCAGACTGGGGATGGCTGTATGCTCTCAAAATGCAGGTCCGGGTCCTGTTCTTCGGCATGCTGAAGGAGCTGGTGGGGCGTTCCAGCGAGTCACTGGAGCTGCCCGAGGGCTCCACTCTCGCCGACCTGCTGGCGGCCTATGAGGAACAGGCGCCGAAACTGAAAGAGTTCCGGTCCTCGGTCGCACTCTCCGTCAATCAGGAATACGCGCCGCCGGCCACACCCTTGAAGGACGGCGACGAAGTGGCGCTGCTGCCCCCGGTCAGCGGGGGATCCGCACCGCAGCCTGCCGGAGCCTGGGTCGCTATCGTGCGGGAGAAGATCGATGTAGCCGGCCTGTCGGAGGGTATCCGGCGGCCCGAGGACGGCGCGGTGGCCGTCTTCGAGGGCGTGGTGCGCAACCAGACCCGCGGCCGCCGCACCCTCTACCTGGACTATGAGGCCTACGAGAGCATGGCGCTGAAACAGCTACAGGGCCTGGCGGACGAGGCGCTGCAGCGCTTCGCGGTGCGCGACGTGGCCATCGTGCACCGACTGGGGAAGCTGGAGCTGGGTGAGACCAGCGTGGCCATCGCGGTCGCCTCCGCCCACCGCGGCCCCGCCTTCGACGCCTGCCGCTGGCTCATCGACACGCTGAAGACCACTGTACCCATCTGGAAGAAGGAATATTTCGAGGATGGGGCTGTTTGGGCGGACGGCGAGCCGTTCCCGGAAGAAATCCGCGCCGGGCGCGGAGCGAAGGCCGGGCAGCGTGCATCCAAGTGAAGTGATTAGTTCCCCAATGAAACTGCTTTGGACCACCGTCCTTGTCTTGTCGTGTGCCGCGGCCTGGGCGCAGGCGTTCGCCCCGGTGCAGGCGCCCGAGCAGAAGATCCCGACCTTCAGGGCCGAGGTCAAGCTGGTCAACGTGTACGTGACCGTGGTGGACCGCAACGGCGCGCCCGTGGGCGGGCTGACGCAGGACGACTTCGAGATCTTCGAGGACGGCGTGGCGCAGAAGACGGCGGTGTTCGCCAAGGAGTCGGAGCTGCCCCTGTCCATCATCCTGGCGCTGGACACCAGCCTGAGCACGCGCAAGGACCTGAAGCTGGAGCTGGATTCGGCGCACGGATTCGTCCGCTCCATCCTGCGGCCGGTGGACGCGCTCTCCCTCTACCAGTTCGCCGAAGAGACCGAAGAACTGGTGCCCTTTACCTCCGACATCAGCCGCATCGACCGCGGGCTGAAGCGGGCGCACATCGGGTCGGCGACGGCGATGTACGACGCCATTTTCCTGGCCTCACGCGCGCTCTCCCGGCGCCAGGGGCGCAAGGTGATGGTGGTGATCACCGACGGCGGCGACACCATCAGCCGAGTGGATTACGCCGAGGCGCTGCGCGCGGCCCAGATCGCCGACACCATCGTGTACAGCATCATCGACGTCCCCATCGAGGCCAGCGCTGGACGCAACACCGGCGGCGAGCATGCGCTCATGCAGTTGGCCACCGATACCGGCGGCAAATTCTATTATGAGAATTCGCCGGAGGAGTTGAATCGCGCCTTTCGCCAGGTGAGCGAAGAGCTGCGCACGCAATACCTGCTGGGCTACTATCCGGTGAAGCGGCTGGCCGACTCCGACTACCGGCGTATCGAGGTGCGTCTGAAGGCCGACGCCGGCCCGCGCTTCGCCGGCCTGCGCCCCCGCCACCGCGCCGGATACTACACCTCCAAGGCGGAGTGAGTGGGTTAGAATGTCGCCATGCCTTTCCGCCCCACGAACAGTTTCCGCAAAGCCAAGGCGCCTCCGCCCGACGAGACCTTCCAGGAAGCCGCCTATCTGAAGGCGCTGGGCGAGAAGCAGACGCCCGTCACCGTGAAACTGGTGGACGGCGAGACGGTGTATGGCTGGATCGAGTACTACGATCAGAACATGATCCGGCTGACGCGCGAGGGGGAGCCAAACCTGTTCATCTTCAAGCACGAAATCCTGTACATCGCCGAAGAGGGACGCCGCAAGCGTGAGTAGCGAGTTCGTCCCCGCCATGAGCGAGATCGCGCGCGAAGCCGGCGCGCTGCTCATGACCTACTTCGCCCGCCGGGTCAAGGTCGAATACAAAGGCGACGTCGACATCGTCACGGAAGCGGACCGCGCCAGCGAGGCGCTGATCGTAGACCGCCTCCAGGCGCGCTGGCCCAAGCACGACCTGATCGGGGAAGAAGGCGCGAGCGCCAAACAGGGCAGCGACTACCGCTGGTACGTGGACCCGCTCGACGGCACAACGAACTTCGCGCACGGATTCCCGGTGTTCTGTATTTCGCTGGCGGTGGAATACCGGGGAGAGGTGGTCGCGGGCGTACTCTACGATCCGACGCGGGATGAGCTGTACTCCGCGGAAAAGGGAAGCGGCGCATACCTGAATTCGCGGCGCATCCACGTATCGAAGACGGCGAACCTGTCGGAGAGCCTGGTGGCGACCGGCTTCCCCAGCCACAAGCGGCATAAGAACCCGAACATCCACTTCTATCACCGGATTACGCTGATGACGCACGGGGTGCGGCGGGCGGGCTCGGCGGCGCTCGACCTGGCGTCGGTGGCCAGCGGGCGCTTCGATGGATTCTGGGAATTCAATCTCAATCCCTGGGACACGGGCGCGGGCGTGCTGCTGGTGGAAGAGGCGGGCGGGAAAGTCACGCGCTTTGGCGGCGAGCCGTTCACCATCGATTCGAAGGAGACGCTGGCGACGAACGGGTTGATCCATGCCGATCTGCTGAAAGTCTTCCAAGACGTCTTCGCCGGGAAAAATCTCGAAGAGCTGCCGTCGGCGGTGGAGTACGGGAAGGGAAGATGAAGCTGGTCCCAGGATGACAGAAGGGAAAGGCATCGGAGTGGGTAGGGGTCCTTCGACTCGGCCGCAGAGCGGCCTCGCTCAGGATGACACCATGTTGGGTGATCCGCGCGCTTGACGCTGCTTTGTTACAATTCCCAACGTGGGAAATGACCTCTTAACGCGACACATCGAAAAGCGCCCGGACAAGGTGCGGTTGCAGGGGCGCATCCTCTTTCTTACCGAAGATCCCGACCTCATCCGCAAGCAGCTCGACGGCTGGGACATGCCGTGGGACACCAAGAACCCGGCCAAGAATCCCAAGCTTCGCGACGACATCTCCACCGACGAAATCACTCCCGCCCACTTCTGTTTCTATTTCGACCAGACGCTCGGCGAGATCCCGTATGCCGGCCTCAAGTGCGGCAACGAGCTGCCCGTCAAACGCGGGGACGTGAAGCGCGGCGGGTTCGTGGCGGCGGTGAGCGGCAAGCGGCGGGGCAAGGGCTCGAGCCGCGAGCAGTCACCGTACGCGGAGATGTGCGCGGGCATCCGGCTGGTGGTCGCGGAGAACATCGAGCGGATCTACAAGCAGAACTGCCAGAACCTGGGGATCCTGACCTCGACCAATTTCGAGCTGATCGACCGCATTCGCAAGGGCGAGGAGATGCCGCTGGAAGAGTTCACGCGCGGCGAGGACGACATCACGCGGCAGGTGATCGAGTACGGTGGCCTGTTCCCGTTCAACGTGGCGCGCATGCAGAAAAAGGTCTTCCTGCCGCCGATCAAGACGGAGAAGCGGGGCATGACCATCGCGGAGAAGATCTTCGCGCGGCACATGGTGGATG is from Terriglobia bacterium and encodes:
- a CDS encoding protein kinase gives rise to the protein MASRPRAPWWIYACAVVFLGYFCLNFGYFEFFGWRTTGITPDPGADEHGVIGRVFPGSPAEVAGIRSGDRLLTLGGYRVRNFAEFLVANWNLDCSAPVPAEFTRNGATAHATLVIPRRYSTLTPSQRAPRLIWLLVSVVQFILALFVVFSRPMDLTARLGALFLASFACEYEPVVIGGALVWRQLPLPMQASFFIPDVLSNGAWWFLAFLFFAVFPRKVFSRPLHWALACAPGAIFFLFGAAAKFGVLFAPQHMQIDMPSARLRTVFVGGLVIAGGYVVAGLGCLVWNYRRSDVNERRRVRLLMAGAIISVGSFFAGFPLATFATAFWTRTDIQILIPTLTLAFPVCFAYAILKHRLFDIRVMIRQGLQYAVARGVLLYLLPVCAAVLVLDLVLHKDQTVGALMSQRGWPYAMLGVLAAVGHVKRQSWMQALDRRFFRERYNAQQMLRELVEEIRKAGSLEEEAPRAVARIESALHPEFAALLVRAPGEPRYRCVAAAPSGAAVTGVDANSKLIGLMRLLGKPMHASASDTGWLRAQLPHDETDFLREARIELLVPVALTADATEALLAFGPKRSEEPYTAEDLELLLAIAGALAMLLERPTPGPARAAYGECTECGTCYDSGTYRCAGDGAQLTPMPFPRMLAGRYRLEKRLGRGGMGTVYRAADTALERDVAVKMLREDLIANPEAAERFRRESRMSASVSHPNLVAIHDFGIESGRGAFLVMELLVGQNLRQQLLHGGRLPTARALEILRGVCAAVEAAHKRGLVHRDLKPENIFLARTPGGDVPKVLDFGVAKLLSQAANSALATADTGDGVLLGTAQYMCPEQLRGELVEPAWDLWALAVIAYEMLTGVHPFGASTIAGVHAAVLAGNYRPLRETLPGAPVALDGFFTAAFAGDRARRPDSANDFLLRLEQSVAGV
- the moaD gene encoding molybdopterin converting factor subunit 1 translates to MQVRVLFFGMLKELVGRSSESLELPEGSTLADLLAAYEEQAPKLKEFRSSVALSVNQEYAPPATPLKDGDEVALLPPVSGGSAPQPAGAWVAIVREKIDVAGLSEGIRRPEDGAVAVFEGVVRNQTRGRRTLYLDYEAYESMALKQLQGLADEALQRFAVRDVAIVHRLGKLELGETSVAIAVASAHRGPAFDACRWLIDTLKTTVPIWKKEYFEDGAVWADGEPFPEEIRAGRGAKAGQRASK
- a CDS encoding VWA domain-containing protein; amino-acid sequence: MKLLWTTVLVLSCAAAWAQAFAPVQAPEQKIPTFRAEVKLVNVYVTVVDRNGAPVGGLTQDDFEIFEDGVAQKTAVFAKESELPLSIILALDTSLSTRKDLKLELDSAHGFVRSILRPVDALSLYQFAEETEELVPFTSDISRIDRGLKRAHIGSATAMYDAIFLASRALSRRQGRKVMVVITDGGDTISRVDYAEALRAAQIADTIVYSIIDVPIEASAGRNTGGEHALMQLATDTGGKFYYENSPEELNRAFRQVSEELRTQYLLGYYPVKRLADSDYRRIEVRLKADAGPRFAGLRPRHRAGYYTSKAE
- a CDS encoding RNA chaperone Hfq; its protein translation is MPFRPTNSFRKAKAPPPDETFQEAAYLKALGEKQTPVTVKLVDGETVYGWIEYYDQNMIRLTREGEPNLFIFKHEILYIAEEGRRKRE
- a CDS encoding inositol monophosphatase, producing MSEIAREAGALLMTYFARRVKVEYKGDVDIVTEADRASEALIVDRLQARWPKHDLIGEEGASAKQGSDYRWYVDPLDGTTNFAHGFPVFCISLAVEYRGEVVAGVLYDPTRDELYSAEKGSGAYLNSRRIHVSKTANLSESLVATGFPSHKRHKNPNIHFYHRITLMTHGVRRAGSAALDLASVASGRFDGFWEFNLNPWDTGAGVLLVEEAGGKVTRFGGEPFTIDSKETLATNGLIHADLLKVFQDVFAGKNLEELPSAVEYGKGR